The DNA segment ACCCGCGGAGCAGCAAacgacgtagaagcgctgccaggcacctttccgaaacgcgcgggactcaagttgcagtcgtagttcgtcggcacatcgttctcgacaaacccgatgccacgaacgccagcatagcttccgcgccgaacgaacgggtagcaagccgcaagcttcgtggtgagcgcgctttggatgtgcgctgcgttgttcgccactCACCGCGTGAATCCTGCGTGCTAGTACGGCCCCATTGCCCCCGAACGAGACAAGCGGGTGACGCTGCCGTCACGCGCCATCTGGTGGGGCAGtagggtacattgcgaggaggaggaggatttttcgctcacggccaacgccggcgccgacgacaccggcttttctgctacacgctgtcgcgttaaaaatcgTTCCTCACCACTAGAGAACCTATGCCGTGTTGTGTAATTTTTTAAGAACATCCCATAAGCTAGCCTATTCTCCAGATCGACGGGCATGTTTGTGCAATGGCTTTCTGAAGAGAGCACAGAATGACAACACACATGCCAATGAAACACACTCACATGGTGTTGACTTGCTACTGAACTTTATTCAAGGGAAACATATAAATTCATCAAGGACAAATCAATAGACACAGTCTGCAGTCATCAGTCAATGCTAAAATAAAAGAAGGTAATAATAACTCGAAAAACAGAAGCTAGTTaaagttcgatccccagtgccgccgggtacccactggtggtacaatgggcacaagctttcctctggccaacccgccgtggtggctcagtggttgtggcgctcggctgctgaccccaaagacgtgggttcgatcccggccgtggcggctgaattttgatggaggcgaaattctagaggcccgtgtactgtgcgatgtcagtgcacgttaaagaaccccaggtggtcgaaatttccggagcccttcactacggcgtccctcatagcctgagtcgctttgggacgttaagcccccataacccgtAACccgctttcccctggtctgatgctcagattatttagggtgaaatgcttgggaaatgggtctttgaccccaccttgagaagtcgaaaatgccttgtgccatggcgctctttggccacagatgcccttgcgccataaaaatccaaaaTCCAATCCAGAAGCTAGTTAAATGTTGAGGACGGGGTGCGCACAGCTGGTGCTGAAAATCTAGCTATCCACAAGTTTGAAGAAAGCTAAGATTGATAACAGAGAGGGCCACAAAATTGCTGGCAGACACAATTTTCTGCAGAGTGAGTTGGCTAATGGTCTCAACATCTTTAGTGTCACAGAAGTATGGAATGCAAAAGCAACCTCTGCACGGCAAGCTTCAGTGGCAGCCTTAGGCATAATATGTTTTATTAATTGGTCATTCAGTTCCGTTGAGATTTATTTTCAAGCAGTCACCGAATGGCACTTTCCAATACCATCCAGTGTCTGCTAGCTGGCGTTGGGTGATGAGGATTGAGGCATTCCTGTTTGACTGCCATATGCTGTATTGCAAAGTGAAAAAATGGCATAAGCCATATTTTTATGGCAATCTGCAAAGCACTTCTGATGCTTCCTGGACTGTTCACTCTCTTCTGGTACGTTATCTATGTTTCCTTATTAATGCGATAACATTAAGGGTCCTGTGTTGTGGAAGAGCTGGCATCGACGTCATTGGACACATGAGTTCAAAATCTATGAAAAAtcctcagagaagcaacctagggggcaggtgggcaacctaggtcatgtgaccttgtgacgtcgtcacaacctgtccaccaggATTGTCAGCAAACTactcaccatggcaggtggcagttaaattaatgactggttgcAAGAGGTTGCTCAGAAAGAACAACatgggcctcacaagccccaccggtggcagcacttaAGGGCGATCAAGCACTGCTACACAGGCGGCTCAAACGGCCATTGAGTCAGTAGTCTAAAGTCAATAGTAGAGATCTCGAGGGCCTAAGAGTAGGGGCTGCGTGCTCTCTCTGACGCGGAGCGCACACCATGCTGGGGAATAAATTCACTGGAGTATCATCTCTGAAAAACATGGGACTTCAAAATATACAACTTATTTTACAGAAAAAAAGGGCAGGCTGGGCTACAAAACAGTGATAGTGATGGTGATGTGGCTGTGCCCTTCGTAACGAGTCGCCGCTGCGTAGATTGCACAGCAGAGTCAAAAAGAAAACGCATTCATAAAACTCAGAACTTTAGAGTGGTGAATGGATAATCCCTTATCAATGTTCACTCCACATTGCTCCATGCTGCCACCAATATTCGAGTCGTTTCTTCGTCACCTCGCTGCAACTGCGTCACACTCCGTCCAAAAATCGAGTGTGGTTGGCTGCGATGATGTGCAGGCTGAGGGAGAAATGCCCAGGCATTCCGTGATCACATGTTCCACTGTCTCTTCCGCATTCTCACAGATGGCACATGTCGTCTGGAGGCCTTCGGAGAAACTTGCTCTCCATACCTTTGTGCGCAGCACTCCACATCTCACTTTAGCAAGGAGTCCACTGCCTGTAGAGTTGTCTTAGCACCACTCCCTAGAAATTGACTTTTTCTCCGCACAATAAACCTCCAGCGAGGACTTCCGCCTGGCTACTGCATGCCATTGTTCAGTCTCCACGAGGTGCACTTCCTTTTAGCCGCACGAGCTAACTGGGGTTGCAAGGCTTACCACTGGCAAACCATATCGCTGACAAAGGTGGAGCGTCCGCCGCGTCCACCTCATTGACTGCTCTGCAAAAATGGTGTGTACCAGTGTTTGGCAGGCCAGGTTGGTATCAGGAAGGCACGTAAGTCTGTTCTCATAGGTCACCTTCTTCACGGCCTCTCGTGCCGTAAACGAAAACTAACCCATCTCGCCCTGGATGACCTCTATTGGAGTTTGTTTGTGGGTGCCCAGGGCCATTGTCGCCACGTCCCTCTGATGCCTCTCCAAGAACTCTCTCGTGCCTGTTGAGGTGCGTAGGACCGTGGCGGAGTAAGTCAGTCCTGGGACCGCTGCCATCTTCCACAGTGCCCTGAGCACTTCGTAATGGTTGAAAGACCACAACGACTGACAGCCCAACATACCTCTGTTGCGAGCTGCTTTCAGTTTGAGCTCTCGCTCATGCTGTGCGAGGTACTCGGCCCCTGTGCCGAAACACACCCCCAGGTACTTTGTTGCTGTTGTCGAGTTCACCACACCTATCTGGAGCGTCCATGCAGTGCCTCCGAGTCCCACTCCTCCCCAAACCATAGCCACACATTTTTCTTGGCTGAAGCACAGGCGCAGCAGTGTCATCTCAGTGCTATATATATCTAGGAGCTGTTCTAGCACTTCAGGGGATCCAGCGAGCACTTCGAAATTGTCTGCATACACAAGGGCTGGGATACGCCGCACAATCATCTGCCGCCCCCCTCCTTATGTTCCAGAATGTACCCTCGCCGAGATGCATCTAGCCGTTTGGTGACACCAGCCACATAGAAGTCCCTCGTGGGATTTGAAGCGGTCCTGTTATGTACTTGTTTCATTCCATTCACGCGGTCACTGCCACGTATATGGCCTCAAGCAGTTCAATGTCGGCACCGTCCAGGCCAAGTTCTTGTAGTATGGCCCACAGCAGTTCTCTGTCGACGTAGTCATATGCCTTGGAAACGTCCAAAAATGCGGCATACAGCAGATTCCACTGCTGCCAGCGACACAGAAACAACCAACACCAGCTTCTTCAAAAGTGCATGAATGCTACTACTGCTTGTCCAAGGCGACCAAGTTCATTTAAAGAGTGATTAATGTTACTACGAGAAATTAACATTTCGTTTTTAACCTTTTCAGGTTAAACTTGTGAGCTGATTGCTAGCCATTGCTAGCATGCCTGCAAAATTATTGGCGGCGACGTTGGCGCCACAACACCTTAATTTGAGATGATGGAAACTTGACGGTGATTGAGTTTGCCGTGTAGCAGTGGTACAACTCCAAGCTCTGGGTTAGTGATTAAGAATCTGAAAGGCTCTGGACTCAATATCCTTTGAAAGTGCCTGtctgacaggggtataaaactgTTCAACACAAAAAAAGTGACATCCATAGACTGGGGGAGGATAATTGAACTAGAAGAGAAAATCGAAGTTCCGTCGGTTCTTTATCAGTTTCTTTGCTTGATTCCTTAGAATCAGTGGGACTTGGTGCAAAATGTTTGGTTGGGTGATTTTTCTGAAAGTTTTGTAATATCAACTGCTTTgaaacagcacttgtctttggTGAAGTATAGGTGTGTGTCACAGTTCTTACCAAGAGTACTTGAGAATGACATGACACACAGCTTGAGCCTCTCTGTTTAATTTTTCATTGTGTGCAGGCCAGGGTGCAGTCCTTAGCAAGCAGAATTCTTGAGTTGGTTGAAGACCAGCACTGGTTATCTTGAGAGGTGGCACGTAAGAGGCAGTGCAGCCACGTTCCCAGTATCCAGATTTTCAGCCTCAAGGTTACAGCATCTAGCTTTATGTATTTGCTAAAAATTTATTGTGCGAAATTCTCACAGATTGAGTCGGTGCAGAAACTTTTGAAGTATTCATGCGGTGAACGTGCTCATTGTGATGGGGGTTCGTAGTCCTAATTTCTGCCTTGTTCAGGAGTATCGGGCTGCGTTCACAGAACGGATTTTCCTCTGGGAACATTTTTGAATGCACAGCTTGAACTGTTGGGCGAGTAGTTGGCTTTTCGAAGATTGAAAGCTGGATGGCTTTCAGCGTTCGGCATAATTTCCCTACCACTTAGTTCTGCATCGTCCTGCAGTTATTAGTTTGCTGCCATGGGCAATATTCCATAGAGGTTCAATGGTTTCTTTTTATACTTCATGCGATGAATGCTATTTCTTCATTTGGATGAGTCGACATCTCAACATGTGTGATGGGCTGCTCTTGAAACCTGCATGTTTCCCCAAGAAAAGTGCTTGCACTGACTGTAATAGTCTTCAGAGGAAAAAAACTTTCTGAAACGTTCTGTTACATGACCACTGTAGAGGGGGCAATATTTACACAACGTAAGCAGTCACAGGTAACTCAAATATGACTGCGCTGCTTATTCTGCAATAGGGCCTTCAGTGATTCCATTTGGAATTGTTATTATTTGCAAAATATTTTAGCACTTGAAAATGTGTTTtgccaaaataatttattttgaaTGAGTACCTTGAGGCTTATGTAATATCTTGAGGCTCATGTAATACCCCATATCTGGGATCCTTGAGGTgtatcctaaataaataaatttgtacCCATCCATGCAAttagagaaaacaaaaatgattttctttctTTGACACTGTGCAATGGAGGAAGTGGCGCCAGCCAATGGCAGCAGCAAAACATGCACAGTTTATATATCCATTTTCTACTTACATGTGTCAGTCAAGTGAAAGCCCGCCAAATTATGTTGATGAATTGCTAAATGTAGGAACTACTGCAAAACCACTAGAGCTTTCTTGCTCAATTCTAAACTAATGGTTTCTAAATTTCGTGATTCCATTTGGAATCGCTGGGCCAGAAAGAGTTAACCGTTGAATCGCTGCAccaggagtgatatgaggactcccagcaacCTATAAgtgtaaaatagagaatgaccagttccgtgTATATGAGCGTTAACCCATTAACGCCATCATGTCAAATCCTTAAGggtgcactgaagaggatttTGAGTTCATCTTTTTATCACGGGAACTCCATTTACACGCTGCAAGCATTTTTAAgaacttcgaattattatcctgtgtgCATGGCGGCTTGCCACCCTGCCATTGGCAGAGTAATACACAGAGTGATCTTTGAAAACGTGCGGGTTGCTGGTCAGCTGCATTCAACCGGACCATACAGTCGGGCGCAGCACCCCTGTGGCAGCAGACGAGGAGAAAACTTAGTCCGTTTGCTTCAGGCTTGATGTTTCCATGGTATGTTCTCGAACTGCAAAtatgtagtggttttattaagctGTTACTTACATTTTGTCCAAAAAGAGCAATAAAAATTGCTTCGGATGTCTTCACGGATCATAGTATTTTGCACTAGCCATTGCAGAGTGATGAGGTTGAGTCTCGTGAAAGCAAATGTCCAcgcatatttttatttccgtgagcTTAATTTGTGGCTGTGTTGTCTTTGACTGAAATTATTTATTCACGGgaacacagaaaacaaaataaaagcaaaatagTTTTCCTGAacgctctttagtgcacctttaaggtggagtttgagtgtcccctccaatttttttgcatAGCTTTTCCAACTTGTTAGGCACTGAAAAGATGACATAGATACTAGCATGGGCTTCAGCCTGTTTCGAATCATGAATATACAGAATGAGCACTGATCTTGTAGGGCTGAATTTTCCTATGAAGCTTATTTCGTCTACATATTACGTTAAGGTTTGTTTAGGATGCCTTTAGAAACAGACTGGACTAGTTTTTTGCCCTCTGTGCTTTTAAAGTCTTGGCTTGTGTGTTATTATTTTCATCTGTTCCATTTTATAACTTTTGACTGATGCCTGCAGATTGCATTTATCAATCTTCACTTGGTGCATTTATGTGCACCAAGTAAGAGACTACCACTTATGGAATGAATTTGGAGCTTGTTCCTTTAATGAAATATTTGTGACCCACACGAAAAGGAGCATTCATAAGTTTTCTGCCTCAGTGAAAAAAATCCCAAAATATTTCAAATTGTATAATGCTTTCTAGATAGACATAAGCACACAATTTTTTTACCATTGTACCATATTGAAGTGTAACCTATTGCCTAATCCTCAAATACAGAAAAATTTTTAATCCAGATACAAAGATGCCCATGTAAGCCCAGCCCATGAGACTGACAAGACAAGCTTGTTTTTGGCATTACAACAAAAATGAAATGGTTGTATATGAATGAAATATATGGCCAGGATTGTGCTAATGAGAGGCTCATCCAGTGAGCCTAAAAATAAATTTTGAAGTAGTCCTTTTTTCCTTCAGCTTTTGCGAGTAGTTATTGACCAAGTAATCGTGAGTTAAAGGTCCACTGCTCCAGTGAACAATGATGTCAATTAACATTGCTAGTTTAGGTTTAGTATTCAAAGAGGACAGAGCAGATTATTCCACAGAacacccagaaaaaaaattcgtGTTGGTCATGTGGGCTTACAAGCATCGGCACACCACCTTGGTGTCAGCATCCCAGACAGCCTGCCAGGAGCAAGCCATTCTCTGGCTTCAGCACTCTCCACTCAGCTTTGAGAACCTGGAAAATTTCACTCTGTGTATTGAGTAGTGCCATTTCGTTGCTTTGATGTCAGTGGCTTTATGTGCTGCTCATCTGGTCACTTGCATCTCTTCAAAATCAAGTTGCAGTATATTCAGAGCTATATTCATGCTTGTTTATTACAAGATAATATTTGCGTGCTCACCGAAACAAAACTATGCTGCTATCTTGAAGTTTCCTGTCGATGCTGCTCAACGAGGCTAATGTCAAAGGGGCAAACATTTTGCGTTTCCCTCAATGCATTTCACATTCAGGTCATAGGTGTGTGCACAGCTCTCCAATACAGCCAGGTAAACTTTTTGGCAGCACCTGTCCTCCCCCTTCCCCTCGGGGGGGAGCCATGGTACCTCTGGGACCTTTCAAGCATACCTAGGCTCAAGCTTGAACGCTAAGCtttagtaggatacaacttaaaaaaacagcagttaacactgggccacggtctgcAGCGTCCtatattactccgctagccaatcacaacagtaaacgaaatcagctgtttAATGCTTGACTTTATCAAACAgtccaggtatcaaaattctagagattatacttttttttttcatgtgattAGCTTAACAACAGActactttttgtcgtggaggtgcggcggtcctgaatgtgggcggagcttcactgcaaacttaagttgtatccgactatggacacttttttttttttttttcgcaggaaGTGCTCAACAGTGTTGCCGAGTCTGAGGAGGATGTGGCTGCATTTGCAGATGATATCATTCAGTTGAGAGAAAAATATGGATCATTGAAGAAGGCTGTTGGTGAGACCCCTGGCATTTGTTAAAATGCTTTGTTCAGATATCATTTCACATCCAGCTCATGAACCAGCTTCTGGTTTCATCATAAGGCTGAATGCACTACAATCAGTTTCAATTAGACTCTGCTTCATACATAGCGTGCaacactgccaaagctagcgtgGATATTCATGCTGGCTACATCTGCACCCAAAAAGTAGTTAGTCATATGTCCAAAGTGCATGTGCATATATTCAGTTAGTTCTGATATGTACATTTGAAGGATGTAAATAATATACATGGATGAGTTATGTTTTCATATTTATTTATAGTTGCGTTCTGTTATGTCCAAATTTATTGAAAACATTTCAGCTTTTTTGTATATGTACACATTTGTAAGCAAAGCTACAAaggtggctagttggttctgcgaATACATTGTGCCAATGCTTTGAAATACACATTTGTGTGGAAGTCACCAGAACATTTgtgctgaacattacttttgttatCAACATTGGGCACTGTATGCCGGGTTTGCTGTCTGGGGTAGGAGCGTCTGTCAGGCCTTGAGCCTTTAGCTCCTACTCCACTTTCTCTGCGGAATGAAAGTAAGAAATAAGTAAGCCTCAAAAAGTTGCGCATTTTTTGTTGTGACATAGCTCAATTACAGCCACTGGCAACGTCTTGCACTTTGTTTTACCTCTTACCATGTTTCTGTTTTGCCCCTGTCCTTCTGTCCATAATACGCTGTATGTATGGTTCCTGTTTTTGGAATAGTCTTGGAAGAAATATACGGCAGGCCTTCAAACTTTGCGCCAGTTATTCGAAACATAttcgaaaacttaaggacatatTCGATTTGTTTCGAATAATTTTTGAACATACATAATTTGATTTGTTCGAATAACCAAATAGGAGGATATTTGATTCGCTATTAGAAATTTCTGAACATTCATCCACCCCTAAATTTTTTAGCACTCCAAATATAATGTAGCCTTCTCGCTCCTATTCTACATTTATAATGTATACTTTAGTGCCATGTTCTTTTTTTGCCCATCTCCATGTTCAGTGGCATACCTTTTGTACGGTATGTGAAGCTGATGTCTCCTACCTGATCTAATAGTGTGTGTACATTGcatatcttttttcttttgttttttcaagGACCAAGCACCTCATCATCTGCTTCAGAAAGCATTTCAGCAACCTCTAAGTAAATAACCATGTGATGTATATTTGTGTTGGATGACTAgagggaggaaaagaaatgaTTGTGTATGTGCTAATAAATTTGTTCGCAAttgttttttaatttattttgagtgtgtgtgtgtgtgtccacgtGTGTGCACCATatgactgaataaaaaaaagcttgCTTATTCACTGTATTCATCCCGAAGGCCATCACCTACTGAAGTGCACTTCTACTAACTGTAGGCTTGTACAGATGAAGTTGAAATGCATATTTTGCATGTCTGTGTTCGTGtttagtttcagtttcagttttcatTCTACGGAGCATAACTGCCCCAAAAAGCATTATCATATGGTGGCCTTGCTCAAGTGATGCGGCAAAATGAAAAGTAGAAGTCTTTGCTGAGAATGGTAAGGCGGCTTTTGTGGCCCCTTAAACATCAATGCTGTAAACAGTGAAGGTAGCAGCAAATTTAGTTCTCTCTATAACCCAAGCATGCCAATTCTCAGACTTATGGTTCacattttttctgtacatttcttCTGCAGCATTGTGTGCAGAAAGGAAATGGTAAGCAGTTGCTTATAGGTACTTGTATCCTTGTAGTGTGGGAACTGGATGGAGAAGAAAGAGTTGTGCTATAGTGAAGGCAGAAAATGGGATGTCGGGGTGAAATTCGAGATTCAATAATGACAGCCAGAAGTAGCGCTAAATCATTTGTGATGTAGTAAAATGTTTAATGGCACTTGATGAATATATGAAACAAGCTAAAGGTTGCCGGCTGTTTGAGCATGCGAAAGTGGCAAACAACGGAGACACTATGGGAAGATCACACCAGAGACCatgctcggctttgcaggcctgcgtgaATGCATGCGCacccgtgagaaccctagatcggaggccgccggtgcccggttgagagaacctcgggctaaagcgctggcagcctcgtttccgggattcccggagtgggcaggcacccatatgagttCCACGTAACACGACCTTTGTGTCCGGATCGGAGCTCTgtaggagagcctcccattggtcaagccgcttttttttttttccctctcaggGAGGCAAGAAGGTATTTCCAATGAATATGGTTGATGTCGTTACATAACTTGCACTCATTTCAATATTGTCAAAAAGAAAACTGAGCTAAATGTCTAAGTGCTGATAAACACATACTTCTTTTCTGAAATATATACTGACCATATTTTCCTTATAATTCCATAGACGAGTTACGCTCCatagttttttgtttgtttttttcaggcGGTTTTTAGGCGGAAAACGTGAAATTCTTTCTCCGTGGGAAAAACAGCGTTGCAGATGCTGCTACTCGTATTAGACGCTTACTCTGTTGAAGtattttgggacattaaacgTCGTCACTAATTTTTTCAGCATGTTGTGTTACCAAAGGTTGTATCTGCTTATTTACAGCCTCCTGAAAATTGGAGCCTTGTTACGAAATTTCTCGTTTTCACACACCCTGCTGCTCAATGGCAGTCGCGCGAAGTGCGCGAAATATGTTGATATCCTCGTATCCTTGTCCTTGAGTGAGTTTTATCGTCTGTTTGCGGGTGGTTAATTGTAGTAACAAGTTGTGCGAGCCACAAGGGGAAACCCGTGTCTGAATGTTCTTGTCGACCTGTTTCCAGAAGGTGCAATGCAGTTCATTCGTCGAGTTCTTGCGCTGTTCGGCATGTTTCGGGACGTGAAACATGACCAGGGCTTGCCTGGCTGGAGCATGCTGGATCACGACGACACTGTCGTCGATATCTGCGATTTTGACGAGCATTCCAGCTCATCGCAGCATTTATTCGAAGATGTGGATTCTGATGCCGTTAATGCGTCTACTGCAGATTCTAGCCTCTCTGGTGAAAGAAAAAGGGAACAAGAGCAACCAACTTTCGCCGTGCCAGCACAGTTGGCACGGCAACGATTTCCAGTGCCGGTGTGCGAGTCTACGACACCGGAAGAGCAGAAGAGCGGCACGCTAGACTTAGCCCCAAATCTGACACCAACCTCACCGCAGGCAAGTGCCTCTTGCAGCACAGGCTTCGATACAGACTCCCGGATATCGTGCTTTGTTCCTGACAAGACACAAGCCACCGGTACGTGTGTACGATTGCCTCGCAAAAGGCGAAAGATATACCATTTACAAGGGAACCAGTGCGCGATTGATGAAAGCAGTAACGACGATTCCGCAGGTGACATTTATCACAAGAGTATGTCCGTTGGAGCTCGTACGACCATCGACGAAGTTACTGAAGATGAATTAAATAGCTCAGCTGACACGGCACCACGTTCGCTTGGGATGTGTAACGTAGGCTCACAGCTGCCAGCTTTGGAAAACCCGAGCCAGCCAGTCTTCAAACCACATGATATCCATGTCGGCGGCGGGGAAAGCCCAGAGCAGATGCAGAGTGCAATCAAAAATGGATTTGAAGAGCGCCTTTTGATCGCTAGGCAGAGGGAAAGTTCAGAGTTGACACTGTGGCAATTCTACAAGGAAAACGCTCACTTCCCAAAAATGCTTTGTCCAGAAGCTGCTGAGGCTTTAACGGCCAGAGTACTTACCATAGAGAGCATCTATGGCATCGCCTACTGTGCATGTGAAGTCGATACTGCATGCAACGTCACGTCGAAGATCTGCCTGACACTTCCTTTGGAATTAGCTGAGAGCGAAAAGCTCGATTGCGGTGCCGTATTACGTATTTTTCCTCCGTGGAGGGAGCACACATTGTTTAGTGGCGAAAAGGTACTTTCGGCTGTGCAGTACTTGGAAGTCCTTGAAAGACCTCCTCCAGAGACAGTAGATTAACCTCTGCTGCTATACATTTGTGCGTGGTTTTATTGGGACCACTTCCATGCCGCGTCATTTATCCGCCTTTTCAAGAACCTCTGTGATATGCAGTCACATAGGAATAGGCCCATTACGTTTTTAGAATGTCGAAATTTACTTGTTTCGTTGTTACAAGGAACGTTTTATGCACATGGCAGCCATGATCATGTGCTGAATTGCACGGAGTgtgtgcaataaacacagcaccATCATGCACCATGGAATTTGAATACgagtcctttttttcttcttgcagcGTTTGGTTCACGCTGCCTAGTAGAGTCCTCAGTTCGGTTAATGCCTTACTGCAGTAGCACTACAATAAGCGACAAAAAAAACGAAGATGAAAAAGACTGCATGTATTCAAACCTTTTAAATCCTAGACATTGATACCCAGACTAGTTCATGGAACCAAAATGCAATTTCTATTGTTTTCTTGCCtctccctaccccccccccccctttttttgtatTCCTGTAATAGCAGACTAACTGAAACAATATTGAACCAGCTATCCCCTAACTTCCACACTGTAAGCCAAGTCTACTTACAAAGATCAGAATTTGTTTAGTATTGAAGACACAATGCAAGTGGAAGCGACTGCCATGAATAAAAGCTTGAAGTGGTCTTGAACTAGTCGCAATAGTATATACTTCAAGAAATTCGATAAAAATGCAAATAATGctaaatgtttttatttcttcacaCACCACAGGCAACAACCCATGCCACAAAGAAACAATTTGGTACAAACTGCTCATGGCAAACTTTTGTACTCAACCTTGAAGCTAATGTGCAATATTTGTAGCCAACTGCTACATAAACAGCTGATTTAaccatgtacagtactcacggattgaaataggacattcggagcgcgtggccgtcgcttcatggaacgccgcccgtagacgctcatggaaccaaggtggtgcattgtggtatggcgcgagagggagaacatctacaaagcagaattgttccttccagtagccatgagccggcctgtggtttaccacatgcctgcgtggcactgcaaggctagcgctccgaatgtcctatttcaatccgtgagtactgtacattaaCTAAAGTGTTTGTAATGTAGCCACATCTGTTTTTTGTGCAAACAGGAACATACATCTCAAACCACTGCACTGCAAAGGCTTTTGCAGTTTAACTGCCAATTTGGCTACGAGATATAATTAATGAAAAGATTCAGGAATAAGTGTTTTTAAGCCATAAACATCCAT comes from the Amblyomma americanum isolate KBUSLIRL-KWMA chromosome 1, ASM5285725v1, whole genome shotgun sequence genome and includes:
- the LOC144112868 gene encoding uncharacterized protein LOC144112868, yielding MQFIRRVLALFGMFRDVKHDQGLPGWSMLDHDDTVVDICDFDEHSSSSQHLFEDVDSDAVNASTADSSLSGERKREQEQPTFAVPAQLARQRFPVPVCESTTPEEQKSGTLDLAPNLTPTSPQASASCSTGFDTDSRISCFVPDKTQATGTCVRLPRKRRKIYHLQGNQCAIDESSNDDSAGDIYHKSMSVGARTTIDEVTEDELNSSADTAPRSLGMCNVGSQLPALENPSQPVFKPHDIHVGGGESPEQMQSAIKNGFEERLLIARQRESSELTLWQFYKENAHFPKMLCPEAAEALTARVLTIESIYGIAYCACEVDTACNVTSKICLTLPLELAESEKLDCGAVLRIFPPWREHTLFSGEKVLSAVQYLEVLERPPPETVD